One window of the Lytechinus pictus isolate F3 Inbred chromosome 5, Lp3.0, whole genome shotgun sequence genome contains the following:
- the LOC129262142 gene encoding repulsive guidance molecule A-like, which translates to MFVHFSYSRATRLADTSATASTPAAHTWKGMGRRRAAICSRSILQSASLAGLLLQFAIFTALISKVYSGCDILWCSYQYEADTDPLDPGPYPDFCRALQRYQRCVDRISPGSCRGDLHYHSTKTVIPDLQRNYECARVLREENNPSPTRAVETTTRSSRNGGDNDSDSPSKGRGNNGRLPYYPDILSDAPETGGSQRCQYTGSRSFRHCGLFGDPHLRTFDDLFQTCKVAGAWPLIYNDYLTAQVTNVPLVHGSGATATNKVGVLHFNYYYSLNAAGFF; encoded by the exons ATGTTCGTCCATTTCTCTTACTCCAGAGCAACTCGCCTAGCGGATACCAGTGCTACGGCCAGTACGCCAGCAGCACATACATGGAAGGGAATGGGGAGGCGTAGAGCGGCTATTTGCAGTAGGTCGATTCTGCAGTCTGCTTCACTAGCAGGTCTTCTGCTTCAGTTTGCCATCTTTACAGCTCTTATTTCAAAAG TGTATTCAGGTTGTGATATCTTGTGGTGTTCGTACCAGTACGAAGCAGACACAGACCCGTTGGATCCAGGTCCATATCCAGACTTTTGCCGTGCCTTGCAGAGGTATCAGCGCTGCGTGGACAGAATATCTCCGGGATCGTGTCGGGGCGATCTCCACTATCATTCCACAAAGACGGTTATCCCCGACTTGCAAAGGAACTACGAATGTGCACGAGTGCTACGAGAAGAGAACAACCCAAGCCCAACCAGGGCTGTGGAAACGACGACGAGGTCGTCGCGCAACGGCGGTGACAACGACAGCGATTCTCCAAGCAAGGGTAGAGGGAATAACGGTCGTCTACCGTATTATCCGGATATTCTATCAGACGCACCTGAGACAGGAGGATCACAGAGGTGTCAGTACACGGGCTCCAGGAGCTTCAGACATTGCGGACTCTTTGGAGACCCACATTTGAGAACGTTTGATGATTTGTTCCAGACGTGTAAAGTGGCCGGTGCGTGGCCATTGATTTACAACGACTATTTGACAGCCCAGGTTACTAACGTGCCCTTGGTTCATGGTTCCGGTGCCACAGCTACAAACAAGGTAGGTGTTTTGcactttaattattattactcctTAAATGCAGcaggttttttttaa